A genomic region of Chaetodon auriga isolate fChaAug3 chromosome 11, fChaAug3.hap1, whole genome shotgun sequence contains the following coding sequences:
- the LOC143328309 gene encoding 5-hydroxytryptamine receptor 1D — MGDPGGSWSSLRAAAAVNASWTEGARLGVSGRAQLILEILMVLMCLGAVTGNILVIAIVAATKTFHSVTSVLIMNLAISDLLVGIGVMPFVALSIMNRGWVDCTDLCSYVGYTSSVYCTASVLTLAAIALDRYHSIIDCLRYSSRCTLWRTCTVVLWIWLQALATSCPPLLGWSSVNYVVPMYSCAVNWASSPSYTAFMAALSYLIPATVILFCYVNIVKVARSHARRIHTLEDSVQRSRSPNSAFAASGSSHQHCGSLHSPSRLIYHVSGQFVSDVSREEESYISHAFPDSTSEQNNPPPRRLFSFLAQSASQPPLQNSQQHLNHHGVVRLFLVISAFFLCWTPYIGVALVQATETAISGESSLVPPSAVTFSYWLVLLNSDINPLLYALLSKRFQGALQGLRQKIRARLGSVMGRGGEVRAEGEDGRSSEPCTLTSTHPGPPSSTDTSTCDDSKYSSSIFTVRTDFKHNSDDLCKVCHHENTPPSCNVWQETAGGDCLHVPSRPQEGSRLPFSALTKERQATFFYGQITVRVEHDVC; from the exons ATGGGTGACCCGGGTGGCTCCTGGTCGTCCCTGCGGGCGGCTGCAGCGGTCAACGCGAGCTGGACGGAGGGCGCCAGGCTCGGTGTGTCCGGACGGGCTCAGCTGATCCTGGAGATCCTCATGGTGTTGATGTGTTTGGGCGCTGTGACAG GTAATATTCTCGTCATTGCTATTGTGGCTGCAACCAAGACTTTCCACTCGGTGACATCAGTGCTGATCATGAACCTGGCCATCAGTGACCTCCTGGTGGGCATCGGTGTGATGCCTTTTGTTGCTTTGTCCATCATGAACCGTGGATGGGTGGACTGCACG GACCTCTGCTCATACGTGGGTTACACCTCCTCCGTGTACTGTACAGCTTCTGTGCTGACATTAGCTGCTATTGCCCTGGACCGCTACCACTCCATCATAGACTGCCTGCGCTACAGCTCCCGCTGCACCCTGTGGCGGACCTGTACTGTGGTCCTGTGGATCTGGCTGCAGGCTCTGGCCACCAGTTGCCCTCCCCTGCTGGGCTGGAGCTCTGTCAACTATGTGGTTCCCATGTATAGCTGTGCTGTCAACTGGGCCAGCAGTCCCAGCTACACAGCGTTCATGGCTGCTCTTTCCTACCTCATACCAGCGACTGTCATCCTCTTCTGCTACGTGAACATCGTTAAGGTGGCCCGCAGCCATGCCAGGAGGATCCATACATTGGAGGACTCCGTCCAGCGCAGCAGGAGTCCAAACTCTGCCTTTGCTGCCAGTGGTTCATCTCATCAGCACTGTGGGAGCCTCCACAGCCCCTCGAGGCTGATCTATCATGTGAGTGGACAGTTTGTGTCTGATGTCAGTAGAGAAGAGGAGAGTTATATCAGCCATGCTTTCCCTGATTCCACCTCAGAGCAGAATAACCCTCCACCCAGACGTTTGTTCTCCTTCCTGGCTCAGAGCGCCTCGCAGCCACCCCTGCAGAACTCCCAGCAGCACCTGAACCACCATGGAGTGGTGCGTCTCTTCCTGGTCATCTCAGCCTTCTTCCTTTGCTGGACACCTTACATAGGTGTGGCCCTGGTTCAGGCCACAGAAACTGCAATCTCAGGCGAATCCAGCCTGGTGCCACCCTCTGCTGTTACCTTTTCATACTGGCTGGTGTTGCTGAACTCTGACATCAATCCGCTGCTGTACGCTTTGCTTAGCAAGCGTTTCCAGGGCGCTCTTCAGGGACTGAGGCAAAAAATAAGAGCACGTCTGGGGAGTGTGATGGGCAGGGGAGGGGAGGTCAGGGCAGAGGGGGAAGATGGCAGGAGCAGTGAGCCCTGCACTCTGACCTCCACCCATCCTGGTCCGCCCTCCAGCACTGACACTTCAACCTGTGATGACTCCAAGTATTCCTCCTCCATTTTTACTGTTCGCACTGACTTCAAACATAATTCGGACGATCTATGCAAAGTGTGTCACCATGAAAACACCCCTCCTTCCTGCAATGTGTGGCAAGAAACTGCTGGAGGGGACTGCCTCCATGTTCCCTCTCgaccacaagagggcagcagACTGCCTTTCTCTGCTCTGACCAAGGAGCGTCAGGCCACCTTCTTCTACGGCCAGATCACAGTGAGAGTAGAGCATGATGTTTGTTAG